A region of Paenibacillus sp. JNUCC-31 DNA encodes the following proteins:
- the cysT gene encoding sulfate ABC transporter permease subunit CysT gives MNTVLRHKGWTWGFRSTVLLYFIVLIVLPIIGVYVNSFSEGWSNFIQSIMDPIAWKAVLLTIRLAVIATVINVVLGTMIAWVLTRYRFFGRSFLNSLVDLPFALPTAVGGLMIMLLLGPVSAIGKLAESMGFEIVFHQPAIVIAMTFVTFPFVIRAVQPLLEEIDPSEEEASYTMGASKARTFRQVILPSMAPGMISGGMLAFSRALAEFGAVVLVAGNIPGRTLTASVFIYGEIESDNPTGAAAVSVLLLTLSFLILWLINLVQMRGRRG, from the coding sequence ATGAATACCGTTCTTCGTCATAAGGGATGGACTTGGGGATTCCGCAGTACCGTATTGTTATATTTTATCGTACTCATTGTACTTCCAATCATCGGTGTGTACGTCAATTCCTTCTCTGAAGGATGGAGCAACTTTATCCAGAGCATTATGGACCCGATTGCGTGGAAAGCCGTGCTGTTAACCATTCGGCTGGCCGTTATAGCTACCGTGATTAATGTCGTTCTGGGAACCATGATCGCTTGGGTACTGACACGTTATCGCTTTTTTGGAAGGTCGTTCCTTAACAGTCTGGTAGATCTTCCTTTTGCACTGCCAACAGCTGTTGGCGGACTGATGATTATGCTGCTCCTGGGTCCGGTTAGTGCTATTGGGAAACTGGCGGAATCCATGGGGTTTGAAATTGTATTTCACCAGCCTGCAATTGTGATCGCGATGACCTTTGTGACGTTTCCTTTTGTTATTCGTGCGGTGCAGCCTTTGCTCGAAGAGATCGACCCTTCGGAAGAGGAAGCCTCCTACACGATGGGTGCATCGAAAGCGCGCACGTTCAGGCAGGTCATTCTTCCGTCCATGGCTCCAGGCATGATTAGTGGGGGGATGCTGGCATTCTCCAGGGCACTTGCCGAATTTGGAGCTGTTGTGCTGGTGGCGGGCAATATTCCGGGAAGAACGTTGACAGCTTCCGTATTTATATACGGCGAGATCGAAAGTGACAATCCAACCGGTGCGGCTGCCGTCTCCGTACTGCTCTTAACACTCTCCTTCCTGATCCTCTGGCTGATTAATCTGGTGCAGATGCGGGGGAGAAGAGGATGA